The following proteins are co-located in the Legionella busanensis genome:
- the rsgA gene encoding ribosome small subunit-dependent GTPase A: protein MGKRRLNKQQTARVQRIQASYQQPHIDSSNHEDGLIISRFSRHAEVEDNKGKRFHCSIRPNIDSLVAGDRVVWQSTGIDQGVVLSRYPRKTILTRTDKRDEHKPIAANISQVFIVVAPKPAISWMLLDSYLVMAENLQLQVQIVLNKVDLSCLSLRQELINHYQPLGYNLLFTSKEDLNSYLILQQALRDHVNVFVGQSGVGKSSLIEKILPHEKIQVAAISELSELGCHTTSNSRFYHLPQGGALIDSPGVRDFSLSNISAAEAIHGFREFRELASHCKFRNCNHRDNPGCALIDAVKQGHVSLSRYENLLKIKAQLALQNY from the coding sequence ATGGGTAAAAGACGACTTAATAAACAACAGACTGCTCGTGTTCAAAGAATCCAAGCGAGTTACCAACAGCCTCATATTGATTCTTCCAATCATGAAGATGGCCTTATTATTTCCCGCTTTAGCCGGCACGCTGAAGTTGAGGATAATAAGGGAAAACGATTTCACTGCTCTATTCGCCCTAATATTGATTCTTTAGTTGCAGGTGATCGCGTTGTTTGGCAATCAACGGGTATTGATCAAGGTGTTGTTTTAAGCCGCTATCCACGTAAAACAATTCTAACGCGTACTGATAAACGTGATGAGCATAAACCAATTGCTGCTAATATCTCGCAAGTATTTATTGTCGTGGCACCAAAACCTGCTATTAGTTGGATGCTGCTTGATAGCTATTTGGTTATGGCTGAAAATTTGCAACTACAAGTACAAATTGTACTGAATAAAGTAGATTTATCTTGCTTATCTTTACGGCAAGAATTAATTAATCATTATCAACCATTAGGCTATAATCTTTTATTTACTTCTAAAGAAGATTTAAATAGCTATTTAATATTACAGCAAGCATTACGTGATCACGTTAATGTATTTGTAGGTCAATCTGGTGTAGGAAAATCCTCACTTATAGAAAAAATATTACCTCATGAAAAAATTCAAGTAGCAGCAATTTCAGAATTATCTGAGCTTGGATGCCATACAACAAGTAACTCCCGATTTTATCACCTTCCACAAGGCGGTGCGCTCATTGATTCTCCGGGGGTGCGTGATTTTAGTTTAAGTAATATTTCTGCTGCCGAAGCTATTCATGGATTTCGTGAATTTAGAGAATTAGCATCACACTGTAAATTTCGTAACTGTAATCATCGAGATAATCCTGGTTGCGCTTTAATCGATGCCGTTAAACAAGGGCATGTCTCGCTAAGCCGGTATGAAAACTTACTTAAAATCAAAGCACAGTTGGCATTACAGAACTATTAA